The Victivallis sp. Marseille-Q1083 DNA window ATGCGCGAAAGCGTGACGGAGCAATGCCGCGTGCCGGATGAAGGTCTTCGGATTGTAAACGGCTGTCACTCGGGACGAAAAACTGACGGTACCGAGGGAGGAAGCCACGGCTAACTACGTGCCAGCAGCCGCGGTAATACGTAGGTGGCGAGCGTTGTTCGGATTTATTGGGCGTAAAGGGTCCGTAGGAGGTTTGTTAAATTCGGAGTGAAATCCGGGAGCTCAACTCCCGACCTGCCCTGAAGCCTGATGGACGGGGGTGCTGGGGGGGTAAGCGGAATTCCAGGTGTAGCGGTGGAATGCGTAGATATCTGGAAGAACACCGAAAGCGAAGGCAGCTTACTGGGCAGCAACCGCCTCTGAAGGACGAAAGCGTGGGGAGCAAACAGGATTAGATGCCCTGGTAGTCCACGCCGTAAACGTTGTCAACTTGATGTGGGAGGATTTAGTCCCTTCCGTATCGAAGCAAACGCGTTAAGTTGACCGCCTGGGGACTACGGCCGCAAGGCTAAAACTCAAAGGAATTGACGGGGGCCCGCACAAGCGGTGGAGCATGTGGCTTAATTCGAGGCAACGCGAAGAACCTTACCTGGGCTTGAAATATACCTGACGGATTGTGAAAGCATTCTTCCCTTCGGGGCGGGTATACAGGTGCTGCATGGCTGTCGTCAGCTCGTGCCGTGAGGTGTTCGGTTAAGTCCGGCAACGAGCGCAACCCGTGTCATCATTTACCAACAGGTTAAGCTGGGGACTCTGATGAGACTGCCTGTGTTAAGCAGGAGGAAGGCGCGGATGATGTCAAGTCAGTATGGCCCTTATGTCCAGGGCTGCACACGTGCTACAATGGCCGGTACAATGAGAAGCAAACTCGCGAGGGGGAGCGAATCTACAAAACCGGTCTTAGTTCAGATTGCAGTCTGCAACTCGACTGCATGAAGTTGGAATCGCTAGTAAAGGCGTATCAGCTACGACGCCTTGAATACGTTCCCGGGCCTTGTACACACCGCCCGTCACATCATGGGAGTTGATTGCACCCGAAATCGTTGACTCAACCTGCAAAGGAGAGAGGCGCCTAAGGTGTGGTTAATGACTGGGATGAAGTCGTAACAAGGTAGCCGTAGGGGAACCTGCGGCTGGATCACCTCCTTTCTAAGGAGCAATCATTGGCGAGTCCGGTAAATCACCGGGCGTTTGAGCCGAATGATAAGGCTAAACGTATGACGCAAGTCATATGGATCCGGTAAAACGGATCGAGAAAAGAAGTTACATCGCACTATTCAGTTTTCAGACGTTGCGCGGCAGCGCAGGGTTGGTTAAAAAAAAGATGGTAGTTCTGGAAGAAATTCCAGGGATGAAGATTGGAATTGAAAGTTTTTCATTCTGTTCGCCGGAAACGATTTCCATTCAAAACGGAGCTCGAATTGCGTAGCAAGTCGAGCGTATAGAAGTTTTTGAAAAGGAAGAAGGGGTTCGGGGAAGAGGGGAAAAGCTTTTTTCAAAAAGTTTTCCTCTCTTCCCCGTTTCCCCATGCAGAATTGGGGCTGTAGCTCAGTTGGCTAGAGCACCTGCCTTGCACGCAGGGGGTCAAGGGTTCAAGTCCCTTTAGCTCCACCATAAAAAGATTTACCAGAGAAGCCGGGAAGCTCGGCGACGGGCGTATAGCTCAGTTGGTTAGAGCGCGTCCCTGATAAGGACGAGGTCCTTGGTTCAAATCCAAGTACGCCCACCATAACTCCTCTGGTTCAGGCAGCGAAAGCTGCCGGTTGTTTGACAATTGAAGAAGAGTCTTGAAGAAAAGCCGCAAAAAATATGTATTAACAACTTAGTCGAGAACAAGAAATTGTTTTTCTTGGTGGTTAAGCTACTAAGGGCACATGAAGGATGCCTTGGCACTGGCAGGCGATGAAGGACGTGGTAAGCTGCGAAAAGCTTCGGTGAGCCGCACTCAGGCTGTGACCCGAAGATGTCCGAATGGGGCAACCCGGCTGGAGTAATGTCCAGTCATCGGCAACTGAATAAATAGGTTGTCGAAGCGATACTCAGGGAAGTGAAACATCTCAGTACCTGAAGGAAAAGAAATCAACCGAGATTGCGCAAGTAGTGGCGAGCGAACGCGCAATAGCCTAAACCGAGAAGTTTACTTTTCGGGGTTGCGGGACTCCGTCTGGAGAGAACGATGGTTAGCAGAAGGAACTGGAAAGTTCCGCCATAGAGGGTGAAAGCCCCGTAAGCGAAAATGATCGAGTATCCAGGAGTATCCCAAGTAGGTCGAAACACGTGAAACTTTGACTGAATCCGGGGGGACCACCCTCCAAGGCTAAATACTAGCCAGTGACCGATAGCGAATAGTACCGTGAGGGAAAGGTGAAAAAGCACCCCTGTTAGGGGAGTGAAAAGTTCCTGAAATCATGTGTCTACAAAGTGTGGGAGCGCAAGCGACCGCATGCCTTTTGCATAATGAGCCTGCGACTTACTCTAACGAGCGAGGTTAAGTTAAGAACGGAGCCGAAGCGAAAGCGAGTGTGAATAGCGCGACTAGTTCGTTGGAGTAGACCCGAAGCTGGGTGATCTATCCATGGCCAGGTTGAACCTCCGGTAACACGGAGTGGAGGACCGAACCAGTTCATGTTGAAAAATGTTTGGATGAGCTGTGGATAGGGGTGAAAGGCCAATCAAACCCAGTGATAGCTGGTTCTCTTCGAAATATCTTTAGGGATAGCCTTGCGCAATAATTTACGGGGGTAGATCACTGACTGTTCGCGGGCCCTTACCGGGGTACCAACAACTATCAAAATCCGAATACCGTAAATCGTACCGCAGGAGTCAGACAGTGGGGGATAAGCTTCATTGTCGAAAGGGAGACAGCCCAGACCGCCGGTTAAGGTCCCAAATTTAAGCTTAGTGGTTGAAGGATGTGGAGTTGCATAAACAGCCAGGATGTTGGCTTAGAGGCAGCCATCATTTAAAGAGTGCGTAATAGCTCACTGGTCGAGTGATTCTGCGCCGAAGATGATCGGGACTGAAGCTTAAAACCGAAGCCGCGGATTGTAACAATTGTTACAGTGGTAGAAGAGCGTTGTATATGGGTAGAAGCCGATGAGAGATCGGAGGTGGACTTTATACAAGTGACCATGCAGGCATGAGTAGCGAAAAACCGGATGAGAATTCCGGTCACCGAAAACCTAAGGATTCCTGGGGAAGGTTCGTCCGCCCAGGGTTAGTCGGACCCTAAGGCGAGGCCGAAAGGCGTAGTCGATGGACAACAGGTTAATATTCCTGTACTATCTGATCGTAGTGATGGAGCGACGCAGTATGCTAGATGAGCCAACGATTGAAAGTGTTGGTCGAAGCCATTAAGGCGTGATACAGTCAAATGCGTATCACATATGCCCCAGAGGTGTAAGGTAGTTGGAACGCAAGTTTCGACGAATTTATCGATGCTACGCTGACGAGAAAAACTTCTAAGCGTTTGATGATCAGGTATCCGTACCGTAAACCGACACAGGTAGGTGAGGCGAGAAGCCTAAGGTGCGCGAGAGAAACCACGTTAAGGAACTCGGCAAATTGACCCCGTAACTTCGGAATAAGGGGTGCCGTCATGGTGTAGGGACTTGCTCCCCAAGCCTGCGACGGTTGCAACAAAGAGGCTGGTGCGACTGTTTAACAAAAACACAGCTCTCTGCTAACTCGTAAGAGGATGTATAGGGAGTGACACGTGACCAATGCCAAAAGGTCAAGGGGAGAGGTTAGCGCAAGCGAAGCTTCAAACTGAAGCCCTGGTGAATGTCGGCCGTAACTATAACGGTCCTAAGGTAGCGAAATTCCTTGTCGGGTAAGTTCCGACCTGCACGAATCGTGTAACGATGCCAGCACTGTCTCAACGTGGATCTCGGCGAAGTTGTAATTCCGGTGAAAATGCCGGATACCTGCGGAAGGACGGAAAGACCCCATGAACCTTTACTGTAATCTGATATTGGTATTTGGTTATGATTGTGTAGCATAGGTGGGAGGCTGTGAAGCCGCTACGCCAGTACCGGTGGAGCCACAGGTGAAATACCACCCTGTTGTAATTGAATATCTAACCCCGAACCGTGAAGCCGGTCAGGGAACAGTGTCAGAGGGTCAGTTTGACTGGGGCGGTTTCCTCCTAAATCATAACGGAGGAGCCCGAAGGTACACTCAACACGGTTGGCAATCGTGTGCAGAGCGTAAGGGTAGAAGTGTGCTTTACTGTAAGACCGACAGGTCGAACAGTTGCGAAAGCAGGGCCTAGTGATCCAGCGATGGAATGTGGAATCGTCGTTGCTTAACGGATAAAAGGTACTCTGGGGATAACAGGCTGATAGCGGCCAAGCGTCCATAGCGACGCCGCTGTTTGGCACCTCGATGTCGACTCATCACATCCTGGGGCTGTAGAAGGTCCCAAGGGTTCGGCTGTTCGCCGATTAAAGTGGTACGCGAGTTGGGTTCAGAACGTCGTAAGACAGTTCGGTCCTTATCCTCCGCAGGCGCAGGATATTTGACGGGAGCATTCCTTAGTACGAGAGGACCGGGAATGACTAACCTCTGGTGTTCCGATTGTCGCGTCAGCGGCACTGTCGGGTAGCTATGTTGGGAACGGATAAGCGCTGAAAGCATCTAAGCGCCAAGCCCGCCCGAAGACAAGATATCCCTTCTTTTAGACTGAAGGCAGGTTGAAGACTACAACCTCGATAGGCTGCAGGTGTAAGCTCAGCAATGAGTTCAGCTTAGCAGTACTAATCAGCCGTGAGGCTTAACCACCTTTTTCTTCATCGTTTCCCTTTCAAAAAAAAGGGGAGCTATGCCGAAAAAGTTGCAAGACTCAGTTGTTTATATGAGTTGCTCGCTTCATTCAGACTCTTCTTAAATTGATTTTTTATTCCGGCGCCCATAGCGAAGTTGAAACACACGTTCCCTTCCCGAACACGGTAGTTAAGGGCTTCTGCGGCGATGGTACTGCACATACGAGTGTGGGAGAGTAGCACGACGCCGGATCTTTATCTTACCCCCTTTGGCATTACGGTCGCACCCGGCATGCATAAGGGGGTCTTTTCGTTTCGACATTCCAAAAAAAACTGGACGCCACACGACGCTCGGCTAGTAAAACCGAATGGAGACTTTCTTTTTCCCCCAAGTGGCGATATCTTATAGGAAAAATTGAAACGTTTGGATAGTGAATGAATACGGTCGATACGATTTCCGCAATTGCTACCGGGATTGGCGGGGCCATCGCCGTCGTGCGCATTGCCGGACCGGAGGCGCTGGCGGTCGGTTGCCGGGTCTGGAGCGGCCGGGTGACGCCCGGGCCGGGACATGCCCGGAAAATGCTGTTGGGCGCCCTGGTGACTGCCGGGAGCGCCGGAGAGCCGGTCTTGCTGGTTTACATGCCGGGCCCGAACAGCTATACCGGCGATGATGTGGTCGAATTGCATTGCCACGGCGGGGCGCGCGCGGCGAAACGCGCCTGGGATTGTACGCTGGCGGCCGGCTGCCGCGCCGCGGAGCCGGGGGAATTCACCTTCCGGGCTTTTCTCAACGGCAAACTGGATTTGACCCAGGCGGAGGCGGTCTGTGATTTGATCAATGCCCATAGCGATACGGCGCTGCATCTGGCGGAACGCCAGTTGGCCGGCGCTTTGAGCCGGCAGATCGGGGCGGTCCGGCGGGAGTTGGTCGATTTATTGGCGGAATGCGAATCCCGGTTGGATTTCCCGGAGGAGGAACTGGACTGGCGTTCGCCGGAGGAGTGCAGCATTCGGTTGCAGGAGATGCGTGCGAACCTGCAACGCCTTTGTGACGGTGGCCGATCCGGCCGTATTCTGCGCGATGGCGTCCGGGTGGTGCTGGCCGGCAAGCCCAATGCCGGCAAATCCAGCCTGCTGAATTTGTTGCTCGGACAGGACCGGGCGATTGTAACCGATATTCCGGGGACCACCCGCGATACGCTGGAAGAACAGGTGGTGCTGCGCAATATTCCGGTGCGTCTGACCGATACCGCCGGCATTCGCGAGACGGTCGATCCGATCGAAAAATTCGGCGTCGACCGTTCCCGCCAGTCCTTGGAGCAGGCGCAGATCGTTTTCTGGCTGCTTGATGCCGCCGACGCCGACCCGCAGCAGGAGCTGGCGGAATTGACGCGGCAGGTCGGCCGGATGAGCCGGGTAATCGCCGTCTGGAACAAGATCGATTTGGTGCCGGAGCGGGAGCTGCCCGGGGCCGGGGTGCCGACGGTGCGGATTTCCGTTACCGCCGGCCGTAACATCGCTGCGCTGCTCGACGCTTTTGAAGAGCTGGTCTGGCAGGGAAGGCACGACGAAGAACCGGAGGTGGCGGTCAATGCCCGCCAACAGCATCTGCTGGAGAATGCCGTCGCCCTGCTGCCGGAAGCGGTCCGGGAGTTGGAGCGGGGCTGCTGGGAATTGGCCGGTGTCCAATTGCGTGCGGTCATCGATGAATTGGGCGCGGTGACCGGGGAGCAGGCCGACCCGGATATTCTGGAAAATATCTTCAGCCGTTTTTGTATCGGCAAGTGAGTAAAAATTTCACAGGAATGGGCATATGCGTCGAAAAATCGGTTTGATTTTGTGTGTGCTGCTGATTTTGCTCGGGGCGCTGGCACTTTTTTTCAAAACCAGCGAAGCGATGAATTTGAGCGGCAACAATCTCGGTGTCGCCATTCCGCAATACCAGCACCAGTTGGTGCGCGAACAGGAGCTGCTGCAGGATTTGCAGAGCAACGTTCAGTCCCAGGCGGAGCTGCTCAGAAGTTATTGCCGGGAGGTGGAGAACAAGATCGACTATCTGCAATTCAAAATCGATACTTATTCCAACGCCGACGTGTTGGATATCACGCTGATCGGCCAGCAGGTCTACGATTTGAAAGAGGAATTCGACGCGACCCGTTCGCTGCTGGCGATTTTGAACAGCGAACTGCTGTCGATGGCGAGCCGGGCCGCCAATTTGACGACGGTATTGGAAACTTTCGGCAACCGGCAACTGTCGCCGGAACGGGAAAGCATCCGGCTGGATTGTCTGGCGCAGTTGAACCGCTTCAAACTTGAGATTGCCGACAGCCGGAAACTGTTGACGGAATTCGAAGCGCTTACCAAACCGATTTCCCTGCGTCTGGACGCCTTGTTCGAGACGAGCGAAAAAAATCGGCTCCGGGCGATCAATGAAGTGTTTTCCACGCCGCAGGAAGGGTTTTTCAGCACATTGCCCTACACGATCATGACGATGAAATTCTGGCTGCTGTCGCTGCCGGAATTGGTGCCGACGCTGGTGCCGACCAGCTATGAGTTCTGGAGTTATTTCGTGCTGCTGGCGCTGCTGGTCAATTTGCCGATGCTGCTGCTGGGCCGGCGGTACGTCTATCCGTGGCTGCTGCAGCAGACTCCGTTTCCGGACAAATACCGGAAGTTGCGCGCTTTTGCCGTTGGCTGGTTTTTGCTCGGCGCTTCGCTGTCGTTTGCATTGGCCAGGAATTTGCTCGGCAATGCGACCGGCGCGCCGTTTCAGCAGGTCAGCGTGTTGCTCGGCTCGCTGGCGCTGCTGATTTTCGCGATGGCCTTCCGCATCGACCGCGAAGCGATGCGCCGCTGTTACCGGCTTTATTTTCCGGTATTCCTGGGCAACACGTTCGCCATCTTATTGTATATTCTGCTGATTCCCTACCGGCCGCTGGTGTTGGTCTTGCCGCCTTTGTGCCTGGCGGTCATGCTCTGGACGGCGATCAAATTGTGCCGCAACTCGTTTCCGCTGCTGGATACGGTGATCGGCTGGCTGACCATCGTCGTCAACGGCATCGCCGGTTATCTGGCCGTCATCGGACTGCCTTACATCGGTTTTACGATGATTTTGCTGTGGTTCACGATCATCGCCCAGTTCCTGACCGGTATTGCCGCCACGGAAATGGTCATCCGGGTCCGGCATGCCCATCTGGAGCGGAAATTTCTGAACAATGCCCTGTCCCACCTGGGGTTGCCGCTCCTGTGGCTCTCTTTGTTTTACAATATCATTTCGATGGTAACCACCACCTATCATTTGCAGGACTGGGTGCAGAACTATCTGGAACGCGATTTGCCGCTGCCGCCGGATGTCTGCCGTTTCAGTTTCCAGGAACTGGTGATCGCCGTCATCGCGGTTTTCGTCGTACGCTTTCTGATTTCCTTCTGCAAGCAGCTGGTGCGCAATATCTATAAGGAAGCGGCCGATTTCGGCGTCGTGCCTTCTTTCGTCACCTTGGGAACTTATCTGGCTTGGGCGTTTTATGTGTTGTTCGTCATGCTGTTGATCCGGATCAACTATTCCAGCATCCTGGTGGTGCTCGGCGGCTTGAGCATGGGAATCGGTTTCGCGATGAAAGAGGTGCTGGAAAATTTCATCAGCGGCATCATCCTGCTGGTCGGGCAGCAGGTGCGGCCCGGCGATGTCATCGAATTCGACGGTATTTTCGGCAAGATCAAAACGGTGAGCTTCCGGGCCACCGTGGTGGAAACCTGGGACGGCTCGGTCATCACGCTGCCGAATACCCGGGTGTTGTCCAAGGATTTCCGCAACTGGACCCGCAACAATACTTTGATGCGCCGCGATATCGTCATCGGCGTCAGCTACGATTCCGACCTCAAGCAGGTGCGGGATATCCTACTGGAAGCGGCAGGCGAAATCAAAATGATTCAGCCGTATCCGGCGCCGGAAGTGCTGTGCAGCGAGTTCGCCGCCAGCAGCGTCAATTTCACCGTCCGCGTCTGGCTGCCGGCGCTGCTGTGCACCGAGGTCTGTTCCCAATACCGGGAAAAGGTCTTTGCGTTGTTTCGGGAACGGGGCGTTTCCATCCCGTTTGATCAACTGGACGTCAATCTCAATTTGCCTGGCGGCCAAAGTCAGAGTATATTGACCGGAAACTAAAGGAGAATCATATTTATGCAGCATCTCAACATTCCGCCGGCCGATCATGTCAAGGTTCTGAACGGCCAGGGGTGGGTCGGCCTGATCGATCACCTCGGCAACGAAGCGACGATCGTCAATGCCGCGCGCGTTTCTTTCGGCAAATTGAAGCAGGAGATGGAAGAGCGTGACGTCACGCTGCTCCACTACCTGATCGCCAACAAACACACCAGTCCGCTGGAACATGTCGTCTTCACCTTCAGCATCCACTGCCCGCTGTTCGTTCGCGGCCAGTGGCATCGCCACCGGACCTGGAGCTACAACGAAATTTCCCGGCGCTATACTGAAATCGACCTGGAATTCTATACCCCTCCGACCCTTCGCCGTCAGGCCGAAGTCAACCGTCAGGCATCCGTCAATGATCCGTCATTTGACGACGGCGCTCTGATTGAGCAGATTCGCCGCCACAACCAGACCAGTTTGGCGCTTTATGAAAAACTGCTGACTGCCGGCGTCTGCCGCGAACAGGCCCGCGGCGTGCTGCCGCAAAATATGATGGTCACTTTCTGGGGAACGGTCGATTTGAGCAATTTGCTGCATTTCCTGGAATTGCGCGACAGCGAACATGCCCAATGGGAAATCCGGGAATATGCCGTCGCCATCAAACGGTTGATCAAACCGATCGTCCCGAATGTCGCCGCTTATTTTGGCTGGTAAGCCGGCGTTCAACTGAGCGGCACCGCATCGGAAACCGGCTGCTGGCCGGGATACTCGCGGCTCAGGCGCTGTTCGTCGCCGGCTTCCAGCGACCAGCCCAGCGCCGCCAGGTTGGCCTGCTGGTGCTCCCGGCTGCGCATGGTCGAAATGGTGACGACATTGGGCTGCCGCACCAGCCAGTTCAAGGCGATCTGGGCCGGCGTTTTGCCGTATCGGGCCGCCAGTTCGGTCAACAGCGGCGCGGCCGCGCCGCTCAACATTCCTTTCTGCAGCGGCCGCCAGGCAATCAGCATGACATCCTGCTGGCGGCAGTAGTCGGTCAGCCCGGATACTTCGGCTTCCCGGACCGTCAGATTGTAATGAACCTGATTGGCCACCAACGGGTGGGAAGAGAGTTGCTGGGCCCGCTTGAGGCGGGTAACCGCAAAATTGCTGACGCCGATGTGTTTCACCAGTCCGTCGTCGATCAGCCTGTTCAGTGCCCGGATGGTGTCGGACAGCGGCATTTCCGGCGCGACCTGGTGGATCAGGTAAAGATCCAGATAGTCGGTTTCAAGCCGCCGCAGCGATGCTTCCGCTGCTTTTAAAACGGCATCGTAAGCCAGATGGGTTTTCCACACTTTCGAGGTGAGGAAAAGTTCTTCGCGCCGAAATCCCTGAATGGCCCGTCCGACGAGTTTTTCGGCGAAACCGGCCGCATACATTTCCGCCGTGTCGATGTGCCGGTAGCCCGATTCCAGCCCGGCGCGCAACGACGCCTCCGCCGCTTCCCCGCCGTCATGGCAATCGCGGCTTTCCCCGCCGCCCAGCATCCAGGTGCCCAGGCCGAGCACCGGCATCGAAAAACCGTTCTTCAGCGTTTTCCAGGGAATTGTCATCTTCAATTCCTTTCCGTTGTTTCGTCGATCATTCCGGCCGGTGGCCCGGAAGCCTGATTCAGGATGATTTCATGCGTATGGCTGCTGCGGCTGGTTTTCAACAACTCCTCCCGGGCGGCCAGGCGGTGCAGTCGCTTCAATTCATGCCGCATAATGAAGAAAGCGATGACGAAAGCCAGCGTGTCGCTGACCGGGCCGGACAGAATGACGCCGTTGTAGGCGAAGAATTGCGGCAGCAGGAATGTCAGCGGCAACTGCAGCAGGAGCTGCCGGAGCATGGCGATCAACAGGGCGACCGGCGCCCGGCCGATGCTCTGGAAATATTGTGACACCAGGATCGTTCCGCAGCCGAGCGGCATCAGCAGCAGAAACCGGCGCATCGAGTAAACGCCGATTTTCAGCAGTTCCGGGTCCTGATTCTGGTCGGTGAACAGCCGGATCACCAGTTCGGCGAATATCTGGACGAAAATATAGGGGCCGATGGCGAAGATTGCCGAAAGCCCGATGGATTTATAGAAGGTTTCCAACACCCGCTTGTATTTTCCCGCTCCGGTGTTGTAGCCGATGATCGGCTGCATACCCATGCAGATGCCGAACAGCGGGGTGAAGAGGAACTGATTGACGGTCAGGATGATGCCGAATGCCGCCATCGCCAGTTCTCCGCCGTAGGTGACCAGCATCCGGTTCTGGACCGCCCAGATGACGCTGCCGGCGACATTGATGGCGAACGGCGAACAGCCGTTGTACAAAACCAGGTAAAGCCGTTTCCAGCCGAAAAATTGAATGTATTTCCATTTTAGGCTGACGACGCTGCGGCCGCTCCAGAAGAAATACATGACCCAGAGTGCAGAAACGCCCTGCGAGATGACCGTCGCCGTCGCCGCGCCGGACATTCCCCAGTTGAAATGCCAGACGAAGAAATAGTCCAGCACCACGTTCAGGCCGGCGCCGATCAACTGCGTCATCATCGCCAGTCCGGAAAAGCCTTCCGCCCGGATCAGGTTGTTTTGAAACCCCAGCATGATGAACAGCGTGCCCAGCAGTGAAATCGACAGGTAGCTTCTGCCGTAGCTGAGGACCGCGTCGGTGGCGCCGAAAAAGTAGAGCAGATCGTCCAGAAAAAGCAGGCCGCCGACGGTGATCAGCAGTGAGGCGCTCAAAAAAAGCGCCATGCTCAAGCCGAATAATTTCTGCGCTTCTCCGTATTTGCGCGCTCCGAGGGCGATCGAGTAGAGCACGGAGCTGCCGCGCCCGATCAAAATGGCGATGGCGAAAATGATCATCGAAATCGGCATCGTCGCATTCATCGCCGCCAGACCCAGCGAGCCGACTGCCTGGCCGACGAAAATGCGGTTGAAAATCAAATATAAATTGCTGATCAGCAGGCCGGCCAGCGACGGCAGCGCCAGATTCAGCAGCAGCGGGGTGATCGGCTCCCGCCCCAGCCGTTCGGTTTTATTGGGCATGGTCTTTCATCGTTTGAAATTTATTAATGAATTTCGAATTATAATATAGCATTGATAATTCGGATTACTTTAATGTTGGTTCACATTTCGATAAAAATTTATCGAAACAGGCGGCCGGGAATCGATGAATTTGTCGGAAGTGTGTTTGTATGTCCCTGGTAACATGGCTATATTTAAGCTCAAACTTTTCATTTGTCCAAATTCGGAGGGAAGAATGACCGATTGCATGTTGTTACCGCGCCCGACGGAGTTTCAGGCATTGGCGGAGAACTGGGAACCCGCCGGCGGGTCGAAAATTATCGCGCCGGCGGAACTGGAGCCGGAAGCCGCGCTGCTGGCGGAATATTTGTCCGCCGCCACCGGCCGGGAATGGCGGATCGATTCCGGAAAGGCGGCGGCCGGCGATGTGATTCTGGAAGCCGCCGACCTCGTAGCCGCGGCAAATTGGCCGTCGGAACATTATCGGCTGCGGGTGGCTGCCGACGGCATCCGTTTGACCGGCGATACGCCGCAGGCGGTCGCCCGCGGCGTGCAGGTTTTGCGTCAGATGTTGATGGACAGTTCCGAAGGCCGACTGCCGGGCTGCGCCATCGATGACAAACCGCTCTGTCGCTGGCGGGGCATGCATTTCGATGTTTCCCGTCATTTTTTCACGGTCTCGGAAGTATGCCGGCTGCTTGATTTGATGGCGCTGCATCGCCTGAACGTGCTGCACTGGCATTTGACCGACGACCAGGGCTGGCGGCTGGAGATCAAACGGTATCCCCGCCTGACTGAAGTCGGCTCCAGGCGGGCTTATACGCTGCGCGGCAGTTTTTATGCCCGTCCGCGCCGGTACGACGATACGCCGCATGGCGGTTTCTACACGCAGGAGGAGATTCGCACTGTCCTTGAATACGCTGCCCGCCGCCGCATCCTCGTCGTCCCGGCGATCGATATGCCGGGCCATATGCAGGCGGCGGTCGCCGCTTATCCGGAATTGGGCAACTACCCGGAGCGGCGGCATGAAGTGCGCTGCATCTGGGGCATCAGCAGCCATATTCTGTTCCCGGGCGAGGAGACCATTGCTTTCATCGAAAATGTGCTGCAGGAAGTGATGGAGCTTTTCCCGTCGCCTTATATCCACCTGGGCGCCGACGAAGCGGCCAAAGCGGAATGGGAGGAGTGCCGCCGGGTTCAGGAGCGGATGGCCGAATTGGGTCTGCGCAGCGAGAGTGAGCTGCAGAGCTATTTCATTCGGCGGATCAAGAATTTCGTCTGCCGGCACGGCCGGCGGATCATCGGCTGGG harbors:
- a CDS encoding aldo/keto reductase, giving the protein MTIPWKTLKNGFSMPVLGLGTWMLGGGESRDCHDGGEAAEASLRAGLESGYRHIDTAEMYAAGFAEKLVGRAIQGFRREELFLTSKVWKTHLAYDAVLKAAEASLRRLETDYLDLYLIHQVAPEMPLSDTIRALNRLIDDGLVKHIGVSNFAVTRLKRAQQLSSHPLVANQVHYNLTVREAEVSGLTDYCRQQDVMLIAWRPLQKGMLSGAAAPLLTELAARYGKTPAQIALNWLVRQPNVVTISTMRSREHQQANLAALGWSLEAGDEQRLSREYPGQQPVSDAVPLS
- the mnmE gene encoding tRNA uridine-5-carboxymethylaminomethyl(34) synthesis GTPase MnmE, encoding MNTVDTISAIATGIGGAIAVVRIAGPEALAVGCRVWSGRVTPGPGHARKMLLGALVTAGSAGEPVLLVYMPGPNSYTGDDVVELHCHGGARAAKRAWDCTLAAGCRAAEPGEFTFRAFLNGKLDLTQAEAVCDLINAHSDTALHLAERQLAGALSRQIGAVRRELVDLLAECESRLDFPEEELDWRSPEECSIRLQEMRANLQRLCDGGRSGRILRDGVRVVLAGKPNAGKSSLLNLLLGQDRAIVTDIPGTTRDTLEEQVVLRNIPVRLTDTAGIRETVDPIEKFGVDRSRQSLEQAQIVFWLLDAADADPQQELAELTRQVGRMSRVIAVWNKIDLVPERELPGAGVPTVRISVTAGRNIAALLDAFEELVWQGRHDEEPEVAVNARQQHLLENAVALLPEAVRELERGCWELAGVQLRAVIDELGAVTGEQADPDILENIFSRFCIGK
- a CDS encoding mechanosensitive ion channel family protein, whose protein sequence is MRRKIGLILCVLLILLGALALFFKTSEAMNLSGNNLGVAIPQYQHQLVREQELLQDLQSNVQSQAELLRSYCREVENKIDYLQFKIDTYSNADVLDITLIGQQVYDLKEEFDATRSLLAILNSELLSMASRAANLTTVLETFGNRQLSPERESIRLDCLAQLNRFKLEIADSRKLLTEFEALTKPISLRLDALFETSEKNRLRAINEVFSTPQEGFFSTLPYTIMTMKFWLLSLPELVPTLVPTSYEFWSYFVLLALLVNLPMLLLGRRYVYPWLLQQTPFPDKYRKLRAFAVGWFLLGASLSFALARNLLGNATGAPFQQVSVLLGSLALLIFAMAFRIDREAMRRCYRLYFPVFLGNTFAILLYILLIPYRPLVLVLPPLCLAVMLWTAIKLCRNSFPLLDTVIGWLTIVVNGIAGYLAVIGLPYIGFTMILLWFTIIAQFLTGIAATEMVIRVRHAHLERKFLNNALSHLGLPLLWLSLFYNIISMVTTTYHLQDWVQNYLERDLPLPPDVCRFSFQELVIAVIAVFVVRFLISFCKQLVRNIYKEAADFGVVPSFVTLGTYLAWAFYVLFVMLLIRINYSSILVVLGGLSMGIGFAMKEVLENFISGIILLVGQQVRPGDVIEFDGIFGKIKTVSFRATVVETWDGSVITLPNTRVLSKDFRNWTRNNTLMRRDIVIGVSYDSDLKQVRDILLEAAGEIKMIQPYPAPEVLCSEFAASSVNFTVRVWLPALLCTEVCSQYREKVFALFRERGVSIPFDQLDVNLNLPGGQSQSILTGN
- a CDS encoding MATE family efflux transporter, giving the protein MPNKTERLGREPITPLLLNLALPSLAGLLISNLYLIFNRIFVGQAVGSLGLAAMNATMPISMIIFAIAILIGRGSSVLYSIALGARKYGEAQKLFGLSMALFLSASLLITVGGLLFLDDLLYFFGATDAVLSYGRSYLSISLLGTLFIMLGFQNNLIRAEGFSGLAMMTQLIGAGLNVVLDYFFVWHFNWGMSGAATATVISQGVSALWVMYFFWSGRSVVSLKWKYIQFFGWKRLYLVLYNGCSPFAINVAGSVIWAVQNRMLVTYGGELAMAAFGIILTVNQFLFTPLFGICMGMQPIIGYNTGAGKYKRVLETFYKSIGLSAIFAIGPYIFVQIFAELVIRLFTDQNQDPELLKIGVYSMRRFLLLMPLGCGTILVSQYFQSIGRAPVALLIAMLRQLLLQLPLTFLLPQFFAYNGVILSGPVSDTLAFVIAFFIMRHELKRLHRLAAREELLKTSRSSHTHEIILNQASGPPAGMIDETTERN
- the thyX gene encoding FAD-dependent thymidylate synthase is translated as MQHLNIPPADHVKVLNGQGWVGLIDHLGNEATIVNAARVSFGKLKQEMEERDVTLLHYLIANKHTSPLEHVVFTFSIHCPLFVRGQWHRHRTWSYNEISRRYTEIDLEFYTPPTLRRQAEVNRQASVNDPSFDDGALIEQIRRHNQTSLALYEKLLTAGVCREQARGVLPQNMMVTFWGTVDLSNLLHFLELRDSEHAQWEIREYAVAIKRLIKPIVPNVAAYFGW